A region of Corynebacterium glucuronolyticum DSM 44120 DNA encodes the following proteins:
- a CDS encoding ATP-binding cassette domain-containing protein gives MSNNPSFYGKGTYRACRFALRFARRTASKTLILLLVIQIILAAFPAVQAWLISLLGTSLQEEPANKTVFLILLVALLLAGFVSLQDVCGRLGDILRLTIAWQGRLAVDQKVSRIDPKQLRQPEVNKRTRQALEVVSNGNLSVQATAVTSVIFAVFVCIFLFLSLFRFSTLGAVLLLLSLIPSLLTNFYCSKKLAEQWERNNDYHRHANYFFEQMMYQSPGTELALLDGREWFRSQAGRYRNKAAALDRSVHAMYIKAENINGLVTVVIFAFCLLAFLLHGNASPVEATAALVGISSGLFAIHNVGWSVGMLMQETKPLLMLEEFLALPEMTPPLPVVHQVAALNAKDIDVTIGDRTIVSHACLHAHCGEVVALVGANGAGKTSLLSALVGLYDVSDGSILVSTDSGDHRELSKQDFAERHRYFGMLAQDYSRFELTVRENLCLGLDPSCWPSDEKLWEALRMVGAQTFVTSLDMQLGEQWKGTGLSGGQWQRLALARLYIRDAGIWILDEPTSSIDARGEAEIFSCLRALSSRKVVIVVTHRASTLQNLDRIYYMEGGRVEESGTFTELVSRDSGFRRLFASQLQDTNIDEAI, from the coding sequence ATGAGTAATAACCCGTCCTTTTACGGAAAGGGGACGTATAGAGCGTGTAGATTTGCTTTGCGGTTTGCGCGCCGCACGGCGTCTAAAACGCTCATCCTGCTCCTCGTCATCCAAATTATCCTCGCAGCGTTTCCTGCTGTGCAGGCGTGGCTCATCTCCCTTCTGGGCACATCGCTGCAGGAAGAACCTGCAAACAAGACTGTTTTTCTGATTCTTCTGGTCGCTTTACTACTCGCAGGCTTCGTTTCTTTACAAGATGTGTGTGGACGGTTGGGGGATATTCTTCGTCTCACAATTGCGTGGCAAGGCCGACTCGCAGTAGACCAAAAAGTTTCACGGATTGACCCTAAACAGCTTCGGCAGCCGGAGGTAAACAAAAGGACACGGCAAGCCTTAGAGGTGGTCTCCAACGGGAATCTTTCAGTACAAGCCACTGCAGTGACAAGCGTTATATTCGCCGTATTTGTATGTATTTTTCTTTTCCTCTCCCTTTTCAGGTTCAGCACTTTAGGTGCCGTGCTTCTTTTGCTTTCGCTCATACCGAGCCTCCTCACTAATTTTTACTGTTCAAAGAAGCTGGCCGAACAATGGGAACGGAATAACGACTACCACCGCCATGCCAACTACTTCTTCGAGCAGATGATGTACCAGTCACCGGGAACAGAGCTGGCACTGTTGGACGGCAGGGAATGGTTTCGCAGTCAAGCCGGACGCTATCGCAATAAGGCTGCAGCACTAGATCGAAGCGTTCACGCGATGTACATCAAGGCGGAAAATATCAATGGCCTTGTTACGGTGGTAATTTTTGCCTTCTGCCTACTTGCGTTCCTATTGCACGGCAATGCCAGTCCTGTCGAAGCCACCGCAGCTCTCGTTGGTATTTCGAGTGGGTTGTTTGCTATTCACAATGTCGGTTGGTCCGTCGGAATGCTCATGCAGGAAACGAAACCATTGCTCATGCTTGAAGAATTTCTTGCCTTGCCTGAGATGACACCACCGCTGCCCGTCGTTCATCAGGTTGCTGCTTTGAACGCGAAGGACATTGATGTGACGATTGGGGACCGAACAATTGTGTCCCATGCTTGTCTTCATGCGCACTGCGGCGAGGTCGTTGCGTTGGTCGGGGCAAACGGTGCCGGAAAAACATCACTGCTTTCCGCTCTCGTTGGGCTATATGACGTGTCCGACGGATCAATTCTCGTATCCACGGATTCGGGAGACCACCGTGAGCTTAGTAAGCAAGACTTCGCGGAACGCCATCGCTATTTCGGGATGTTGGCGCAGGATTACTCGCGTTTCGAGCTGACCGTTCGCGAAAACCTCTGCTTGGGACTTGACCCGTCCTGCTGGCCTTCGGATGAGAAGCTATGGGAGGCACTGCGAATGGTAGGCGCGCAAACGTTTGTCACGAGTCTGGATATGCAACTGGGGGAGCAATGGAAAGGCACAGGGCTTTCAGGCGGACAATGGCAACGCCTAGCTCTGGCACGGTTGTATATCCGGGATGCTGGAATTTGGATCCTTGATGAGCCAACAAGTTCGATCGATGCACGTGGGGAGGCTGAGATCTTTTCTTGCTTGAGGGCTTTGAGCAGTAGGAAAGTAGTCATTGTCGTTACTCACCGCGCGTCTACGCTGCAGAATTTGGATCGGATCTACTACATGGAGGGCGGCCGCGTAGAGGAGTCAGGAACCTTCACCGAACTTGTGTCTAGGGATTCAGGTTTTCGACGTTTGTTCGCTTCCCAACTTCAAGACACAAATATTGACGAGGCCATCTAG
- a CDS encoding NAD(P)H-quinone oxidoreductase has translation MKAISQELEVIDAPTPELGEGEKLMKVAAAGVNRGDILQNQGHYPPPKGITSILGLEAAGYVDDKPAIALLAGGGYAEYVAVPEGQLMPVPKGLTMPEAATIAEVTCTVWSNVFMLAGLQKGQRILIHGGAGGIGTCAIQLAKHFGAEVAVTAGSQHKLDHCKELGADILINYKEQDFAEELKNSCDVILDIIGAKYLDQNVRALAYDGHQVTIGMQGGVKGELNIGRLLSKRGSISATALRARDTEDKARIVASTVEHVWPMIEAGEFTTQVSTVLPLEEAAEAHRLIKDGEITGKIALEV, from the coding sequence ATGAAAGCAATTTCCCAGGAGCTAGAAGTAATTGATGCACCAACCCCCGAACTAGGCGAGGGCGAGAAGCTCATGAAGGTGGCCGCGGCCGGTGTTAACCGTGGCGATATCCTGCAGAACCAGGGCCACTACCCACCGCCGAAGGGTATCACCAGCATCCTCGGACTAGAAGCTGCAGGATACGTTGATGACAAGCCCGCCATTGCACTTTTGGCCGGTGGTGGCTACGCCGAGTACGTGGCCGTTCCCGAAGGCCAACTCATGCCCGTGCCGAAGGGGCTGACCATGCCCGAGGCCGCCACCATCGCTGAGGTGACCTGCACCGTCTGGTCCAACGTGTTCATGCTTGCTGGCCTGCAGAAGGGCCAGCGCATCCTCATCCACGGCGGTGCCGGTGGCATCGGTACCTGCGCCATCCAGCTGGCCAAGCACTTTGGTGCGGAGGTCGCTGTGACCGCCGGTTCGCAGCACAAGCTCGACCATTGCAAGGAGCTCGGCGCGGATATCCTCATCAACTACAAGGAGCAGGACTTCGCCGAGGAGCTGAAGAACTCCTGCGATGTCATCCTCGACATCATCGGCGCCAAGTACCTGGATCAGAACGTCCGGGCGCTGGCTTACGACGGGCACCAGGTGACCATCGGCATGCAGGGTGGTGTCAAGGGGGAGCTGAATATCGGCAGGCTGCTGTCCAAGCGCGGCTCCATTTCCGCCACGGCGCTGCGCGCCCGCGACACCGAGGACAAGGCGCGGATCGTCGCCTCCACGGTGGAGCACGTCTGGCCGATGATTGAGGCCGGCGAGTTCACCACCCAGGTCTCCACGGTGCTCCCCCTGGAGGAAGCTGCCGAGGCCCACCGCCTGATCAAGGATGGCGAAATTACCGGCAAGATCGCGCTCGAGGTCTAA
- a CDS encoding histidinol-phosphate transaminase, with product MLREDLTNIPSYVPGKKIEGAIKLSSNELAHDALPSVKQALDKVEVNRYPDMFAVELRETLASTFDLSFEQVAVGCGSSALCQQLVQITCLNREDEVIYPWRSFEAYPIFVDVCGATKVPIPLDKKEAVDLDGIAEAVTENTKLLFLCNPNNPSGTAFTGAEFDAFMKRVPTDVVVALDEAYIEFADVESGVGKLADHPNLVVLRTFSKAYGLAALRIGYALGSSELIDALIKVAIPFAVSAPAQAAALASLAAGDELAARVAEVKKQRVRAQEALGAVPSQANFIWLPGQKFEKEGVIVRHFPEGTRITVTTEEETDALLG from the coding sequence ATGCTACGAGAAGATCTTACCAATATCCCCAGCTACGTTCCCGGAAAGAAGATCGAGGGGGCGATCAAGCTTTCCTCCAACGAGTTGGCGCACGACGCCCTCCCCAGCGTGAAACAGGCCCTGGACAAGGTCGAGGTGAACCGCTACCCCGATATGTTCGCCGTAGAGCTCCGCGAGACGCTTGCTTCCACCTTCGACCTCAGCTTTGAGCAGGTCGCCGTCGGCTGTGGCTCCTCCGCCCTGTGCCAGCAGCTCGTGCAGATTACGTGCCTCAACCGCGAGGATGAGGTCATCTACCCCTGGCGCTCGTTTGAGGCGTACCCCATCTTCGTCGACGTGTGCGGCGCGACGAAGGTGCCGATCCCGCTGGACAAGAAAGAGGCCGTTGACCTCGACGGCATCGCCGAGGCCGTGACGGAAAACACGAAGCTTCTTTTCCTCTGCAACCCGAACAACCCCTCCGGCACCGCCTTCACCGGCGCAGAGTTCGACGCGTTCATGAAGCGCGTGCCCACGGACGTAGTCGTCGCCCTCGACGAGGCCTACATCGAGTTCGCCGACGTGGAGTCCGGTGTGGGCAAGCTCGCCGACCACCCGAACCTCGTCGTTTTGCGCACGTTCTCGAAGGCCTACGGTCTCGCCGCCCTCCGCATCGGCTATGCCCTCGGTTCTTCCGAGCTTATCGACGCCCTCATCAAGGTCGCCATTCCCTTCGCCGTCTCCGCTCCCGCCCAGGCTGCTGCGCTCGCCAGCCTGGCGGCTGGCGATGAGCTCGCCGCACGAGTCGCCGAGGTGAAAAAGCAGCGCGTCCGCGCCCAGGAAGCCCTCGGCGCCGTCCCTAGCCAGGCAAACTTCATTTGGCTGCCCGGCCAGAAGTTTGAGAAGGAGGGCGTCATCGTCCGCCACTTCCCCGAAGGCACGCGCATCACCGTCACCACGGAGGAAGAAACGGACGCGCTGCTGGGGTAG
- a CDS encoding amidohydrolase produces MSVKGFVSAVAKDLQENRGEREELYKEFHKHPELSMEETETAKRIAGELDKAGISYEYVGDTGIVATIENGEGPAVAMRADIDALPVPEESGKDYASEEEGKSHACGHDFHIMSLLTALQAFNAHKDAWSGTYVGVFQPGEETAQGAKDMVENGIAEKLPKLDVFLGQHVLSSLPGAHVGTKPGVFLTSAASIRITVFGKGSHGSMPQLGVDPVVLASSIVMRLQTIVSREIGPSDTAVVTVGSLQAGSKSNIIPDKATLLINTRAYDKDVEKKVHAAIERIVKAECEAAGSPKGPEIEYYDVYPLTINDEELTAKVRAAFDEVFGDESIDITPQSASEDFSYVPDAVDTPYVYWAFGGFADQENAPGNHNPAFAPDLQPTLDRGAEAAIAAAGAWLANQ; encoded by the coding sequence ATGTCAGTAAAGGGCTTCGTTAGCGCGGTAGCCAAGGATCTGCAAGAAAACAGGGGCGAACGGGAGGAACTGTACAAGGAGTTCCACAAACACCCGGAGCTGTCCATGGAAGAGACGGAGACAGCCAAGCGAATCGCGGGGGAGTTAGACAAGGCGGGAATTTCCTACGAGTACGTGGGGGACACGGGAATCGTAGCGACGATTGAAAACGGCGAGGGGCCGGCTGTGGCCATGCGTGCGGATATCGACGCGCTGCCCGTGCCGGAGGAATCGGGCAAGGACTACGCCTCCGAAGAGGAAGGCAAAAGCCACGCGTGCGGGCACGATTTCCACATCATGAGCCTTTTGACGGCATTGCAGGCATTCAATGCCCACAAGGATGCCTGGTCCGGCACCTACGTCGGCGTGTTCCAGCCTGGCGAAGAGACAGCCCAGGGCGCCAAAGATATGGTGGAAAACGGCATTGCAGAAAAACTTCCTAAGCTGGACGTGTTCCTCGGCCAGCACGTGTTGAGCTCCCTCCCGGGGGCCCACGTGGGCACCAAACCGGGCGTGTTTCTCACATCGGCAGCATCCATCCGGATCACAGTGTTTGGCAAGGGGTCCCACGGCTCGATGCCACAGCTGGGTGTGGACCCGGTGGTCTTGGCCTCCAGCATCGTCATGCGCCTGCAGACGATCGTGTCCCGCGAGATCGGGCCGAGTGATACGGCCGTGGTCACCGTCGGTTCCCTGCAGGCGGGCTCGAAGTCCAACATCATCCCTGATAAGGCCACCCTCCTCATTAACACGCGCGCCTACGACAAGGACGTGGAAAAGAAGGTTCACGCCGCCATCGAGCGCATCGTCAAGGCGGAGTGCGAAGCGGCGGGCAGCCCGAAGGGGCCGGAGATCGAGTACTACGACGTCTACCCGCTCACCATCAACGACGAGGAGCTCACCGCCAAAGTGCGCGCCGCTTTCGATGAGGTCTTCGGCGACGAGTCCATCGACATCACCCCGCAGTCGGCCTCCGAGGACTTCTCCTACGTCCCCGATGCGGTAGATACCCCCTATGTGTACTGGGCTTTTGGTGGCTTTGCGGATCAGGAAAACGCGCCGGGCAACCACAACCCGGCCTTCGCCCCGGATCTGCAGCCAACGCTCGACCGGGGTGCCGAGGCGGCGATCGCCGCAGCCGGCGCGTGGCTTGCGAACCAGTAG
- a CDS encoding prephenate dehydrogenase — MNVHTVSRPICIIGLGLIGGSLLRDLHAAGHPVFGYNRTTSRAEEAREEGFDVSSSLTETLARAEKEGALIVIAVPVPGFPTILDRIANEAPSCGFTDVASVKSAILTAVKERGLAGRYVGSHPMAGTADSGWKASKSGLFNGGAWVICYDQLEAGEVDDSWAALWADVAHMAGLVGAEVIPTLADSHDAAVARISHLPHVLAEALSVVGDNGGALALSLAAGSYTDATRVAGSKASLVRAMCETNAPKLVEALDEALELLTQARNDLSGDQPSIEELVDAGYRSRIRFDARSGLRPVLRLHPGADGWLSILHQAEAIGSRVEVF; from the coding sequence ATGAACGTTCACACAGTCTCTCGTCCCATTTGCATCATCGGCCTCGGGCTCATCGGCGGATCACTCCTTAGGGATCTGCACGCCGCCGGGCACCCCGTTTTTGGCTATAACCGCACCACGTCCCGCGCCGAGGAGGCCCGCGAGGAGGGCTTCGATGTCTCCAGCTCGCTCACCGAGACGCTGGCGCGCGCCGAAAAGGAGGGCGCGCTCATCGTCATCGCCGTTCCCGTCCCCGGCTTCCCCACCATCCTCGATCGCATCGCAAACGAGGCTCCCAGCTGTGGCTTCACCGATGTCGCCTCCGTTAAGAGCGCGATCCTCACAGCCGTGAAGGAGCGTGGCCTGGCGGGGCGCTACGTGGGCAGCCACCCGATGGCGGGTACCGCCGATTCCGGCTGGAAGGCCTCAAAGTCCGGCCTGTTTAACGGCGGTGCCTGGGTTATCTGCTACGACCAGCTGGAGGCCGGCGAGGTAGATGACTCGTGGGCCGCGCTGTGGGCCGACGTTGCCCACATGGCCGGGCTCGTCGGCGCGGAGGTCATCCCCACCCTCGCCGATTCCCACGACGCTGCGGTGGCCCGCATTTCGCATCTGCCCCACGTGCTCGCGGAGGCGCTCAGCGTTGTCGGCGACAACGGTGGTGCGCTCGCCCTGTCGCTTGCCGCCGGCAGCTACACGGATGCCACGCGCGTCGCGGGTTCCAAGGCGTCCCTCGTGCGCGCCATGTGCGAGACCAACGCCCCCAAGCTCGTCGAGGCCCTCGACGAGGCCCTCGAGCTCCTCACGCAGGCCCGCAACGATCTTTCCGGTGACCAGCCCTCCATCGAGGAGCTTGTCGACGCCGGGTATCGGTCCCGCATCCGTTTCGACGCACGTTCCGGTCTCCGCCCGGTCCTCCGCCTCCACCCCGGTGCCGACGGTTGGCTCTCCATCTTGCACCAGGCCGAGGCTATCGGCAGCCGCGTCGAGGTGTTCTAG
- a CDS encoding nucleoside deaminase, which yields MVLVNLPRERREQRMRAVLDLLTPPFTDVPVAAAVFDAEGTMIGWGTNERKATSDPTAHAEVQAIRMAARARRDYILENTELVVTLEPCTMCAGAFLAARIPSLVFGAFEEKTGAVGSVIDVVREPALPNRVEVVGGVLADDCAAPLRAFFRDKRHVIDMS from the coding sequence ATGGTGCTTGTCAATCTCCCCCGCGAGCGCCGCGAGCAACGGATGCGCGCGGTGCTTGACCTGCTCACCCCGCCGTTTACGGATGTCCCCGTTGCCGCCGCCGTGTTCGACGCGGAGGGGACGATGATCGGCTGGGGGACTAACGAGCGCAAAGCCACCTCCGACCCGACGGCGCACGCCGAGGTGCAGGCGATCCGCATGGCTGCCCGCGCCCGCAGGGACTACATCCTGGAAAACACGGAGCTGGTGGTCACCCTCGAGCCGTGCACGATGTGTGCGGGCGCGTTCCTAGCCGCGCGCATCCCGTCGCTCGTCTTCGGTGCCTTCGAGGAGAAGACCGGCGCGGTGGGTTCCGTCATCGACGTCGTGCGGGAACCGGCGCTGCCGAACCGAGTGGAGGTTGTCGGCGGCGTGCTGGCGGACGACTGCGCGGCACCGCTGCGCGCGTTCTTCCGCGATAAACGGCACGTCATAGACATGTCGTAG
- a CDS encoding CsbD family protein, giving the protein MGDIQDDIKNKAEEFGGKAKEGLGNVTDNEKLEAEGKADQTKADIKQGIEELGDKVKEAGDKILGAFQDEKK; this is encoded by the coding sequence ATGGGTGACATCCAGGACGACATCAAGAACAAAGCAGAAGAGTTCGGCGGCAAGGCTAAGGAAGGCCTCGGCAACGTAACCGATAACGAGAAGCTCGAGGCTGAGGGCAAGGCCGATCAGACCAAGGCCGACATTAAGCAGGGCATTGAGGAGCTCGGCGACAAGGTTAAGGAAGCCGGCGACAAGATCCTCGGCGCTTTCCAGGACGAGAAGAAGTAA
- a CDS encoding MMPL family transporter has product MAKFLFKVGRWSYRKKWWVIAAWTLILAAVLGSAGVFQKGFSNEFSIPGTPSYNAAMMLEDLWPGQPNPVAASSVNLVFQAPEGETLDEPQNMAAMDKTINYVKDNLTPISGTEMFANPITFDPLMKQRVVDGMVAAGLPEETAQEDAANLGRVSADKTIAYTSFNIDVPSTGDVTNEHRAVINEAIRLGEDAGIRVEANGPGFADPIKIKTTSEAIGVVVALLVLIVTFGSFIAAGIPILTALPGVGLGMGAILLATRFVSLNNTTPVLAMMIGLAVGIDYALFILARFRAEKRRMPWDEAAGMAVGTAGSSIVFAGTTVFVALIALTLVGIPFLSWMGISAAFTVLVAVLVALTLLPAIMGLFGSKVFGWQSAFLRRRQEHLQDPEARTVGRRWVETVHRAPGLILAGVVVILGLLTTPVLNLQLSLPVDAVANQETTQRQASDLMQEAFGPGIDAPFLVVVDAHDVDTSAPALQPFTVDGEVPREAAYMYVVQQLKTHPEVKHVQIAGMNEDGTGAQLLLSPRTGPADEATTRLLESVRSQQQGIEETTGLKMGVTGLTPIMQDITTQLEKAMPIYLLVVVGLAIALLLIVFRSIVVPVIAGLGFLLSVGAAFGVTILVWQEGLWGLVGTPGPLISFMPIFLIGICFGLAMDYQVFLVTRMREHFVKHRDESHGAYTPTEASVVEGFTLGARVVTAAALIMIAVFIAAIDQPLPFVQVFGFALAFGVLFDAFFVRMALVPAAMFLLGRATWYMPAWLDNILPTIDIEGEELEKEYELSH; this is encoded by the coding sequence TTGGCTAAGTTCCTGTTTAAGGTGGGGCGCTGGTCCTACCGCAAGAAGTGGTGGGTGATCGCCGCCTGGACACTGATCCTCGCCGCCGTGCTGGGTAGCGCAGGCGTGTTCCAAAAGGGCTTCTCCAACGAGTTCAGCATCCCCGGCACACCGTCGTACAACGCGGCGATGATGCTCGAGGACCTGTGGCCGGGGCAACCGAACCCGGTGGCGGCATCCTCGGTAAACCTCGTCTTCCAGGCTCCCGAGGGGGAAACCCTGGACGAGCCACAAAACATGGCGGCGATGGATAAAACCATTAACTACGTCAAGGACAACCTCACCCCCATCTCGGGCACAGAGATGTTCGCCAACCCGATCACCTTCGACCCGCTGATGAAGCAGCGCGTTGTCGACGGCATGGTCGCCGCCGGCCTGCCCGAAGAGACCGCCCAGGAGGATGCGGCGAACCTCGGGCGCGTCTCTGCAGACAAGACCATCGCCTACACCAGCTTTAACATTGACGTGCCCTCCACCGGTGATGTCACCAACGAACACCGCGCGGTGATCAACGAGGCGATCCGCCTCGGCGAGGACGCGGGCATTAGGGTGGAGGCCAACGGCCCCGGTTTCGCCGACCCGATCAAGATTAAGACTACCTCTGAGGCCATCGGCGTCGTCGTCGCCCTCCTCGTCCTCATCGTCACCTTCGGCTCCTTCATCGCCGCCGGCATCCCGATCCTCACGGCGCTGCCGGGTGTCGGTCTGGGCATGGGCGCCATCCTCCTGGCCACCCGCTTCGTCAGCCTCAACAACACCACCCCCGTGCTGGCCATGATGATCGGGCTCGCCGTCGGCATCGATTACGCGCTGTTCATCCTCGCCCGCTTCCGCGCCGAGAAGCGACGAATGCCGTGGGATGAGGCCGCCGGCATGGCCGTGGGCACCGCCGGCAGTTCCATCGTTTTCGCCGGCACGACCGTGTTCGTCGCGCTGATCGCCCTGACGCTCGTCGGCATCCCGTTCCTCAGCTGGATGGGTATCTCCGCCGCGTTCACGGTGCTCGTCGCCGTCCTCGTGGCGCTCACGCTGCTGCCCGCCATCATGGGGCTGTTCGGCTCCAAGGTGTTCGGCTGGCAATCGGCGTTCCTCCGTCGCCGCCAGGAGCACCTGCAGGATCCGGAGGCACGCACCGTCGGCCGCCGCTGGGTGGAGACGGTGCACCGCGCGCCGGGTCTCATCCTCGCCGGGGTCGTCGTCATCCTGGGGCTTCTCACCACGCCGGTGCTCAACCTCCAGCTCTCTTTGCCTGTCGACGCTGTGGCGAACCAGGAGACCACGCAGCGCCAGGCCTCCGACCTCATGCAAGAGGCCTTCGGCCCGGGCATCGATGCGCCGTTCCTCGTCGTCGTCGACGCGCACGACGTGGACACCTCCGCCCCCGCCCTGCAGCCGTTCACCGTCGACGGTGAGGTTCCGCGCGAGGCCGCATACATGTACGTCGTGCAGCAGCTGAAGACGCACCCGGAGGTCAAGCACGTGCAGATCGCCGGCATGAACGAGGACGGCACGGGTGCCCAGCTCCTCCTCAGCCCGCGCACCGGCCCCGCAGACGAGGCGACGACGCGGTTGTTGGAGTCGGTCCGCAGCCAGCAGCAGGGGATCGAGGAGACCACCGGCCTGAAGATGGGTGTCACGGGACTCACCCCGATCATGCAGGACATCACCACCCAGCTGGAGAAGGCAATGCCGATCTATCTGCTGGTCGTCGTGGGGCTGGCGATCGCCTTGTTGCTCATCGTCTTCCGCTCCATCGTGGTGCCGGTCATCGCCGGCCTCGGCTTCCTGCTCTCGGTTGGTGCGGCGTTCGGCGTCACCATCCTCGTCTGGCAGGAGGGCCTGTGGGGTCTGGTGGGCACACCCGGCCCGCTCATCAGCTTCATGCCGATCTTCCTCATCGGCATCTGCTTCGGTCTGGCAATGGACTACCAGGTGTTCCTCGTCACCCGCATGCGTGAGCACTTTGTCAAGCACCGCGACGAAAGTCACGGCGCCTACACGCCGACGGAGGCCTCCGTGGTCGAGGGCTTCACACTCGGCGCGCGCGTGGTTACCGCCGCGGCGCTCATCATGATCGCCGTCTTCATCGCCGCCATCGACCAGCCCCTCCCGTTTGTTCAGGTGTTCGGGTTCGCACTGGCCTTCGGCGTGCTTTTCGACGCCTTCTTCGTGCGCATGGCTCTCGTCCCTGCCGCTATGTTCCTCTTGGGTAGGGCAACATGGTACATGCCCGCGTGGCTAGATAATATTCTTCCCACCATCGATATCGAAGGTGAGGAGCTGGAAAAGGAATATGAGCTTTCACATTAA
- the tgt gene encoding tRNA guanosine(34) transglycosylase Tgt: MSFHINHSDGAARTGVISTPHGDIQTPAFIPVATKATVKTLTPEQIRSTGAQAILSNAYHLYLQPGPDIVDEAGGVAAFENWHGPTYTDSGGFQVMSLGVGFKKVLAMDTANLTEQDIRAAKKDRMARVDEDGVDFRSVIDGSKHRFTPEKSMEIQHQLGADIIFAFDELTTLVDTRQYQEDSVARTHRWARRCLEAHERLSNERSHRPEQQLWGVVQGAQYEDLRRQATRGLMDLDRDARDAGRRGFDGFGIGGALEKNQLGTIVGWVTEELPDDKPRHLLGISEPDDIFAAVAAGADTFDCVAPTRLGRRGGVYTLDGRLNLKAARFKRDFTPIDAELGGYVSENYTRAYIHHLLKAKEFLAGTLCTMHNLLFVVKLVDNIRYHLENGTFEEYRDEFMSRYYATGRYKK; encoded by the coding sequence ATGAGCTTTCACATTAACCACAGTGACGGTGCCGCCCGCACGGGCGTGATCTCCACGCCACACGGCGACATCCAGACCCCGGCGTTCATTCCCGTGGCCACGAAGGCAACGGTAAAGACGCTGACGCCGGAGCAGATCCGCTCGACAGGCGCACAGGCGATCCTGTCCAACGCCTACCACCTCTACCTGCAGCCCGGCCCGGACATCGTGGACGAGGCCGGTGGCGTGGCCGCGTTCGAGAATTGGCACGGCCCCACCTACACCGACTCCGGCGGCTTCCAGGTGATGAGTCTCGGCGTGGGCTTCAAGAAGGTTCTCGCCATGGATACTGCAAACCTGACGGAGCAGGATATTCGCGCGGCAAAGAAAGACCGCATGGCGCGTGTGGATGAGGACGGCGTGGACTTCCGCTCCGTTATCGACGGCTCCAAGCACCGCTTTACCCCCGAAAAGTCGATGGAGATCCAACATCAGCTGGGTGCGGATATCATCTTCGCCTTCGACGAGCTGACCACGCTTGTGGATACCCGCCAGTACCAGGAAGACTCCGTCGCCCGCACGCACCGCTGGGCCAGGCGCTGCCTGGAGGCCCACGAGCGACTGTCCAACGAGCGCTCTCACCGCCCCGAGCAGCAGCTGTGGGGCGTGGTGCAGGGCGCCCAGTACGAGGACCTGCGCAGGCAGGCCACCCGCGGGCTCATGGATTTGGACCGCGACGCCCGCGACGCGGGGCGTCGTGGCTTCGACGGCTTCGGTATCGGCGGTGCCCTGGAAAAGAACCAGCTCGGCACCATCGTCGGCTGGGTGACCGAGGAGCTGCCGGACGATAAACCGCGCCACCTCCTCGGCATCAGCGAGCCCGACGACATCTTCGCCGCTGTTGCAGCAGGTGCGGACACCTTTGACTGCGTGGCACCGACCCGCCTGGGCAGGCGCGGTGGCGTGTACACGCTGGACGGGCGTCTCAACCTCAAGGCTGCCCGTTTCAAGAGGGATTTCACTCCCATCGATGCGGAGCTCGGCGGGTACGTGAGCGAGAACTACACGCGCGCCTATATTCACCATCTCCTGAAAGCTAAAGAATTCTTAGCGGGCACCCTGTGCACCATGCACAACCTGCTATTCGTGGTGAAACTCGTGGATAACATCCGGTATCACCTCGAAAACGGCACGTTCGAGGAGTATCGCGACGAGTTCATGTCGCGCTACTACGCCACGGGAAGATACAAGAAGTAA